From Providencia sp. R33, a single genomic window includes:
- a CDS encoding type II and III secretion system protein → MKLNKIILLLIPFFVQGCSSFFEEKYDEKELFDRVTGLQDINDSKQNAFMSLDSPYLGKEVDYDRQQKKILDKEISLTSYSPINIYTVMEMLGEQMEITYKIDANTSGEAENQVAGEEILKNTVYTINFNGDLKEFISYLSNLYDVNIQLKKNNLLEVNLYSNYAISLDYYGKDNNYEASLDISNNDAATASGLKGKSTTSFKSSFWEDVKDMMDKYISSGVYNIFQDSSILTFVGRQSEYEHVSKVLEQYKQANNRQFVVSYKIYIIDKGKSKNLEAELGFSYNSGGTQIGFNQHLLTKLTGKLNANSNFHGGEDAKFRLASQLDAVYKLTGSKILQSGSFITRNNMPIPLNLTKTHHYVSGVTSTKNANMDITESQLTTDQIVTGSSFIITPRALSDGKIEVASGFTRKNLISIDKFDSVQLPNFTTTEMFNTSTIKPGDLLIVGKYDEDSDSDMQQAGIFSGILNGEDANSTVIMIVGIDNYFSINE, encoded by the coding sequence ATGAAACTAAATAAAATCATTTTGTTATTAATTCCTTTTTTTGTTCAAGGATGCAGCAGCTTTTTTGAAGAAAAATATGATGAAAAAGAACTGTTCGACCGTGTAACGGGGTTACAGGACATCAATGATAGTAAGCAAAATGCGTTTATGTCATTAGACTCACCTTATTTGGGTAAGGAAGTTGACTACGATCGCCAGCAAAAGAAAATATTGGATAAGGAAATATCATTAACCTCTTATTCACCGATTAATATTTATACAGTAATGGAAATGCTTGGCGAACAGATGGAAATTACGTATAAAATCGATGCTAACACATCAGGTGAAGCTGAAAACCAAGTTGCAGGAGAGGAGATACTAAAGAATACGGTTTATACAATTAACTTCAATGGTGATTTAAAAGAATTCATTAGTTATCTATCTAATTTATATGATGTAAATATACAACTTAAGAAAAATAATCTACTCGAGGTGAATTTATACAGTAATTATGCAATCAGCTTAGATTATTATGGCAAGGACAACAATTATGAGGCAAGTTTAGATATCTCAAATAATGATGCTGCGACTGCAAGCGGGCTGAAAGGTAAATCGACAACATCTTTTAAATCTTCCTTTTGGGAGGATGTAAAAGACATGATGGACAAGTATATTTCATCGGGTGTTTATAATATCTTCCAAGATTCATCAATTTTGACATTTGTGGGTCGTCAATCTGAATATGAGCATGTAAGTAAAGTATTAGAGCAGTATAAACAAGCCAATAACCGTCAATTTGTTGTTAGTTATAAAATTTATATTATAGACAAGGGAAAATCAAAAAATCTCGAAGCTGAATTAGGATTTTCTTATAATAGTGGTGGTACGCAAATCGGTTTTAATCAGCATTTACTGACAAAACTTACTGGTAAATTAAATGCGAATTCTAATTTCCATGGTGGAGAAGACGCCAAATTTCGCTTAGCGAGTCAGTTGGATGCGGTCTATAAGTTAACGGGTAGCAAAATATTGCAAAGTGGATCATTTATTACGCGCAATAATATGCCAATACCGTTGAACCTAACAAAAACACATCACTATGTCTCGGGTGTGACGAGCACCAAAAATGCGAATATGGATATTACCGAAAGCCAGTTGACGACAGATCAAATTGTCACTGGGAGCAGTTTTATTATCACACCAAGAGCATTATCTGACGGTAAAATCGAGGTAGCAAGCGGCTTTACACGTAAAAACTTAATCAGTATTGATAAATTTGATAGCGTGCAGTTACCGAATTTTACGACAACTGAAATGTTTAATACTTCTACAATTAAACCTGGCGACCTGCTTATCGTTGGTAAATATGATGAAGATAGTGATTCCGATATGCAACAAGCTGGAATTTTCTCAGGAATATTAAATGGCGAGGATGCAAACTCAACGGTAATCATGATTGTTGGAATAGACAATTATTTTTCAATTAATGAGTAA
- a CDS encoding TcpQ domain-containing protein, with translation MKKYNYLIMLCGFTLNSFANTDIEVQEWINLKPMKEIKAITNTPQLNTQLNQEKIEGKSPNQIDFLSELVLKKNELLSQSVEEWAKYNGIDFIWNSPKDIVVFNEIKIEGKNKIEVMEKLGKQLSYQKAGFYLKFYEKNNVLVIDN, from the coding sequence ATGAAGAAATATAATTATTTGATTATGTTATGCGGTTTTACGCTAAACAGTTTTGCAAACACAGATATAGAAGTGCAAGAGTGGATTAATTTAAAACCCATGAAAGAAATAAAAGCCATTACGAATACGCCTCAACTTAATACACAACTAAACCAGGAAAAAATTGAAGGAAAATCGCCAAACCAAATTGATTTTTTGAGTGAATTGGTATTAAAAAAGAATGAGCTTTTAAGCCAAAGTGTTGAAGAGTGGGCTAAATATAATGGGATAGATTTTATATGGAATAGTCCAAAAGATATTGTCGTTTTTAACGAAATTAAAATTGAAGGTAAGAATAAAATTGAGGTTATGGAAAAGCTGGGTAAGCAGTTATCTTACCAAAAGGCAGGTTTTTACCTCAAATTTTATGAAAAAAACAATGTTCTTGTTATAGACAATTAA